One part of the Podarcis muralis chromosome 3, rPodMur119.hap1.1, whole genome shotgun sequence genome encodes these proteins:
- the GTF3C6 gene encoding general transcription factor 3C polypeptide 6 isoform X2, whose protein sequence is MVELSGIIDSDFLEKCDNKCKILGVDTERPILQVDRYVFAGEYEDTLGTCLVFEENEDHDAEGNQKIQLKYKCHTMKKLNMTRTLLTEKKEGEENIGGGVEWLELKDKDFSYSRPNMICNFLYEKEEDAAESQDKMAEESEGEASDRGSIDQAFEPEMHPHIERDGGAPPMDATSSKAVDSSSEDSQVITADNSPRCSKNCS, encoded by the exons ATGGTGGAACTGTCGGGAATAATTGATTCAGATTTTCTGGAAAAATGTGATAACAAGTGCAAGATTTTG ggaGTAGACACAGAGAGGCCCATTTTGCAAGTAGACAGATATGTTTTTGCTGGAGAATATGAAG ATACTCTTGGTACTTGTTTGGTGTTTGAAGAAAATGAAGATCATG ATGCAGAAGGCAAccaaaaaatacagctaaaataTAAATGCCACACAATGAAGAAGCTGAACATGACACGGACACTCCTGactgagaagaaggaaggagaagagaacATAG gtGGTGGTGTGGAATGGCTAGAGCTTAAGGACAAAGATTTCTCATACAGCAGACCTAACATGATTTGCAACTTCTTATATGAGAAAGAAGAAGACGCAGCTGAGTCCCAAGACAAAATGGCAGAAGAATCTGAAGGAGAAGCCAGTGACAGAGGAAGTATTGATCAGGCCTTTGAACCTGAGATGCATCCACACATTGAAAGGGATGGTGGTGCCCCTCCTATGGATGCCACCTCCTCCAAGGCAGTGGACTCTTCTTCAGAGGACAGTCAGGTTATTACTGCAGATAATTCTCCACGTTGCTCTAAAAACTGTAGTTGA
- the GTF3C6 gene encoding general transcription factor 3C polypeptide 6 isoform X1: MEATEGPRDGEEVEVEEQLVMVELSGIIDSDFLEKCDNKCKILGVDTERPILQVDRYVFAGEYEDTLGTCLVFEENEDHDAEGNQKIQLKYKCHTMKKLNMTRTLLTEKKEGEENIGGGVEWLELKDKDFSYSRPNMICNFLYEKEEDAAESQDKMAEESEGEASDRGSIDQAFEPEMHPHIERDGGAPPMDATSSKAVDSSSEDSQVITADNSPRCSKNCS, encoded by the exons ATGGAGGCCACGGAAGGACCCCGCgacggggaagaggtggaggtggag GAACAATTGGTCATGGTGGAACTGTCGGGAATAATTGATTCAGATTTTCTGGAAAAATGTGATAACAAGTGCAAGATTTTG ggaGTAGACACAGAGAGGCCCATTTTGCAAGTAGACAGATATGTTTTTGCTGGAGAATATGAAG ATACTCTTGGTACTTGTTTGGTGTTTGAAGAAAATGAAGATCATG ATGCAGAAGGCAAccaaaaaatacagctaaaataTAAATGCCACACAATGAAGAAGCTGAACATGACACGGACACTCCTGactgagaagaaggaaggagaagagaacATAG gtGGTGGTGTGGAATGGCTAGAGCTTAAGGACAAAGATTTCTCATACAGCAGACCTAACATGATTTGCAACTTCTTATATGAGAAAGAAGAAGACGCAGCTGAGTCCCAAGACAAAATGGCAGAAGAATCTGAAGGAGAAGCCAGTGACAGAGGAAGTATTGATCAGGCCTTTGAACCTGAGATGCATCCACACATTGAAAGGGATGGTGGTGCCCCTCCTATGGATGCCACCTCCTCCAAGGCAGTGGACTCTTCTTCAGAGGACAGTCAGGTTATTACTGCAGATAATTCTCCACGTTGCTCTAAAAACTGTAGTTGA